CGGCGGCGCGGGCGGCCGACGGGCCAGCTGAGGCGCCGGGGCCGCGCGCGGTGGAGGCCGCCTGGCGGCTGGCCGCCCCGCTTACCGCGCAGGCCAGTGGCTGGCTGGCCCTGCGGCTGGTGTCCCGACTGATCCCCGGTGCGGCGGTGCTCGCCGCGGCAGCCGGTGACTCGGCCGCCGCGCAGCGCCTGGCCGCCCGCGCCATCGCCAGCTACCGCCCACCCCGCCGGCCGAGTTGACCGGAGGCCGGGTCGAAGCCAGGTGAACCCGGGTCAGAGCCAGCTGAACCAGGACTTGGGCAGCAGGGTGTAGCCGAGGAAGGCGAAGATGTCGAGCAGGGCGTGCGCCACGATCAGCGGCATGACCCGGCGGGTACGCAGGTAGAAGAGGCTGAACACGACACCCATCACCGCGTTGCCGACGAACGCGCCGAAGCCCTGGTAGAGGTGGTAGGAGGCGCGTAGCAGAGCGCTGGTCGCGATGATCGCGGTGACCCGCCACTGGAGTTGGCGCAGCCGGGTCATCAGGTAGCCGACCACGATCACCTCCTCCAGGATCGAGTTCTGGAAGGCGGCGAGGATCAGCACCGGCACCGTCCACCAGAGGTCGGGCAGCGCGGCCGGTACCAGTGTGGCGTTGAGTCCGAGCTGGGCCGCCGCCCAGAACAGCGCCAGGCCGGGCAGACCGATCAGCGCCGCCAGCCCGGCGCCCTGGGCGAGGTCGACCCCGGGTCGCCGGCCGTCCAGGCCGAGGGTCCGCACCGGGTCGCCGGGGTTCCGCGCCAGCAGGTGTACGGCGAGCAGCACCGGCAGCAGCGCGAACACGATGCCGAGCAGCTGGTACGTCAGATCGAGGTAGGGCCGGGCCGACGCGGAGGTGTTCAGGGCGGCGGTCTGCTTCGACAGCCCACCCTCGGCGGTGAGCTTCGCGATGATCGACACGGTGGCGTAGACGGCGGACTGCCCGAGCGACAGGCCGAGCACCAGCAGCGTCTCGGTGCCGAGCGTCCGACGGGACACCGGACGGGTGAGCTCAATGGTCACCGGACCACTCTGCCCGACCGGGCGCGCTGGTGACAGCCAGGGCCGCGAGTCATCGTCGCGAGCCGATCGCACATTCTGTGCGACCTGTCGACACGCTCCGTGGACATTCTATGCGGGCCCGATCCGCCAGCAGAAGTAAGGAGCGCCCGTGGACACCTTCGCGCGGCTGCTGAAGGAGAGCTGGACCCTGATCGAGCAGGATCGGATCCGGCTGACCGAGCACTTCTACGCCCGGGCCTTCCTCCTCGACCCGGAGCTGCGCAGGCTCTTCCCGGTGCAGATGAGCGGCCAGGGTGACCGGCTGCTGGAGGCGATCATCGCGGCGATCCACACGGTGGACGACCCGGAGGGCTTCGACGAGTTCCTCCGGGCGCTCGGCCGGGACCACCGCAAGTACCACGTCGACCCGGCCCACTACGACACGATGGGCGAGGCGCTGCTCGACGCGCTGCGCAGCACCGCCGGGGACGGCTGGAACCTGGCGTACGACCAGGCGTGGCGGGACGCGTACGCGGCGATCGTGGAGAAGATGCTCGCCGGGGCCGCCGCGGACACCAACCCGCCGTTCTGGCACGCCGAGGTGCTTACCCATCAGCGGTACGGTTCGGACACCGCCGTCTTCACCTGCCGGGCCCTGCAATTTCCGCTCTCCTGGAAAGCGGGGCAGTACGTCAGCGTCGAGGCTCCCCGCTACCACCCACGGGTGTGGCGGACGTATTCGGTGGCGAACGCGCCGAACGACGAAAACGTGCTGGAGTTCCACGTGCGTACGCCGGAGGGGGCCGGTTGGCTCTCCGGTGCCCTGGTTCGTCGGCTGAAGCCGGGTGACCTGCTGCGGGTGGCCGCGCCGATGGGCTCGATGACGTTGGACCGGTCGTCGGAGCGGGACATTCTCTGCGTCGCCGGCGGTGTGGGGCTGGCCCCGATCAAGGCGCTTGTGGAGGAGTTGGCCAGCTTCAACCTGGCCCGCTGGGTGCACGTCTTCTACGGTGCCCGGACCGAGGCGGACCTTTATGGCCTGGATGGGTTGCGGGATCTGGTGACCGCCCATCCGTGGCTGTCGGTCACCGCCGCGTGCGGCGACGATCCGGACTTCGACGGTGAGCACGGCGACATCCCGGAAGTGGTGTCCCGCTACGGTCCCTGGACGGCGCACGACTGCTACGTCTCCGGTTCGGCTCCGATGGTCCGGGCCACCCTGCGGGTACTCGCCGCCGACGACGTCCCGCCACAGCGCATCCGGTACGACACCTTCGGCAACCTGTAGAGCTTTCCTCCCCCCGAACCGGGGCGCGTGCC
This DNA window, taken from Micromonospora sp. FIMYZ51, encodes the following:
- a CDS encoding CPBP family intramembrane glutamic endopeptidase, which translates into the protein MTIELTRPVSRRTLGTETLLVLGLSLGQSAVYATVSIIAKLTAEGGLSKQTAALNTSASARPYLDLTYQLLGIVFALLPVLLAVHLLARNPGDPVRTLGLDGRRPGVDLAQGAGLAALIGLPGLALFWAAAQLGLNATLVPAALPDLWWTVPVLILAAFQNSILEEVIVVGYLMTRLRQLQWRVTAIIATSALLRASYHLYQGFGAFVGNAVMGVVFSLFYLRTRRVMPLIVAHALLDIFAFLGYTLLPKSWFSWL
- a CDS encoding globin domain-containing protein; translated protein: MDTFARLLKESWTLIEQDRIRLTEHFYARAFLLDPELRRLFPVQMSGQGDRLLEAIIAAIHTVDDPEGFDEFLRALGRDHRKYHVDPAHYDTMGEALLDALRSTAGDGWNLAYDQAWRDAYAAIVEKMLAGAAADTNPPFWHAEVLTHQRYGSDTAVFTCRALQFPLSWKAGQYVSVEAPRYHPRVWRTYSVANAPNDENVLEFHVRTPEGAGWLSGALVRRLKPGDLLRVAAPMGSMTLDRSSERDILCVAGGVGLAPIKALVEELASFNLARWVHVFYGARTEADLYGLDGLRDLVTAHPWLSVTAACGDDPDFDGEHGDIPEVVSRYGPWTAHDCYVSGSAPMVRATLRVLAADDVPPQRIRYDTFGNL